Proteins co-encoded in one Deferrivibrio essentukiensis genomic window:
- a CDS encoding SulP family inorganic anion transporter, whose product MKSGYLSEFKPALFSLLKHGYGVKNLTSDMISGLIVAIIALPLSMAFAIASGASPEKGLYTAIIGGFLISFFGGSRYQIGGPAGAFIVIIYGIIYRQGIDGLLIAGIMAGLILILMGLLKLGTVIKFIPYPVTKGFSAGIAIIIFVTQLNDFFGMGIKKVPAEFFEKLVEYSKHIGNINLSATIVGLVSILIIVYSKKITMKIPGPFLAVVFGVAAIYLLKLPIETIQDRFGSIPSGLPTPTFPNITMDKIKALIPDAITIAVLGAIESLLSAVVADGMTGDKHRSNMELVAQGIANIASPLFGGIPATGTIARTATNIKNGAYSPLSGIFHAIWVLLFMLLLSPVIVKIPFATLGGILIVVAYNMSELEHIKNLFKAPKSDIAVFLTTFLLTVIVDLNVAVQLGMLLSVLLFMRRMISLTAVNKLNITLDVAEDSMDDGMDDKDAIANKVVPKDVEIYELSGPFFFGVADKVKSVLTSLEAYPKVFILRMRYVPMIDATGMHALTEICSEYKKHGTNVILSGVSPYVKKLLIQGRIHKIIGEENIVDHIDKALSIAKKYVEQR is encoded by the coding sequence ATGAAAAGTGGTTACCTCAGTGAGTTTAAACCAGCCCTTTTTTCCTTACTAAAACATGGTTACGGGGTAAAAAATCTTACTTCTGACATGATTAGTGGTCTTATTGTAGCAATTATCGCACTGCCATTATCGATGGCATTTGCAATTGCCAGTGGTGCCTCGCCGGAAAAGGGTCTTTATACCGCAATAATAGGTGGTTTTCTAATCTCATTTTTTGGTGGAAGCAGATACCAAATAGGAGGTCCTGCAGGTGCATTTATAGTTATAATTTACGGCATTATCTACAGGCAAGGTATTGACGGACTGTTAATTGCCGGAATCATGGCGGGACTTATCCTAATACTTATGGGCTTACTAAAGCTTGGAACAGTAATAAAATTTATCCCTTACCCTGTCACTAAAGGTTTTAGTGCAGGTATAGCAATCATAATATTTGTAACTCAGCTAAATGATTTTTTTGGTATGGGCATAAAGAAAGTACCTGCCGAATTTTTTGAAAAATTAGTTGAATATTCAAAACATATTGGCAATATAAACCTTTCAGCTACTATAGTGGGATTAGTATCTATCCTTATTATTGTATACTCCAAAAAAATTACGATGAAAATCCCGGGCCCTTTCCTGGCAGTAGTATTCGGGGTAGCTGCAATATATCTTTTAAAGCTTCCTATTGAAACAATACAGGATAGATTTGGGTCTATACCAAGTGGTCTACCGACCCCTACTTTTCCAAATATAACAATGGATAAAATAAAAGCGCTTATTCCAGATGCAATTACCATTGCAGTTTTAGGTGCCATTGAATCCCTCTTAAGTGCTGTAGTTGCAGATGGTATGACAGGGGACAAACACAGGTCAAATATGGAACTTGTAGCTCAAGGGATTGCAAACATCGCATCCCCTCTTTTTGGAGGTATCCCTGCCACAGGGACAATAGCAAGAACAGCCACAAACATCAAAAATGGTGCATACTCCCCTCTAAGTGGAATATTCCATGCAATTTGGGTCTTATTATTTATGTTGCTGTTATCCCCTGTAATAGTAAAAATACCCTTTGCCACATTAGGCGGGATTCTCATTGTGGTAGCATACAACATGAGTGAGTTAGAGCATATAAAAAATTTATTTAAAGCACCTAAAAGTGACATTGCTGTATTTTTAACAACATTTCTGTTAACCGTCATAGTAGATCTTAATGTTGCAGTGCAATTGGGTATGCTCTTATCCGTACTTCTATTTATGCGTAGAATGATAAGCTTGACTGCCGTAAACAAGCTAAACATAACTTTGGATGTTGCTGAAGACTCAATGGACGATGGAATGGATGACAAAGATGCTATTGCTAACAAAGTAGTCCCAAAAGATGTGGAAATTTATGAGCTTAGTGGTCCATTTTTCTTCGGAGTAGCTGATAAAGTAAAAAGTGTCCTTACTTCATTAGAGGCATACCCAAAAGTTTTCATCTTGCGTATGCGATACGTCCCTATGATAGATGCTACCGGCATGCATGCTCTAACTGAAATATGTAGTGAATATAAAAAGCATGGCACAAATGTCATACTCTCAGGGGTATCTCCATATGTAAAAAAACTGCTTATTCAAGGCAGAATACATAAAATTATTGGCGAAGAAAATATAGTTGACCATATTGATAAGGCATTATCAATAGCAAAAAAATATGTAGAACAGAGGTAA
- a CDS encoding SHOCT domain-containing protein: MMYDFYGGHGFMWIFGMGIWLVVIIFVLYLLVKIPGMFFTKNNNYNDALDILKTRYAKGEITEEEFENMKNVLRK, translated from the coding sequence ATGATGTATGATTTTTATGGAGGTCACGGTTTTATGTGGATTTTTGGAATGGGGATATGGTTAGTAGTAATTATTTTTGTTTTGTATTTGCTGGTTAAAATCCCTGGTATGTTTTTTACAAAAAATAACAACTATAATGATGCCCTTGATATTTTAAAAACAAGATATGCTAAAGGTGAAATCACAGAAGAAGAGTTTGAAAATATGAAAAATGTGCTGAGAAAGTGA
- a CDS encoding four helix bundle protein, which yields MGKFIRFEEIDAWKLSFELVKEIYKVTNYEKFVKDFAFKDKFKEQLYLYLQTLQKDLRETL from the coding sequence ATGGGAAAATTTATTAGGTTTGAAGAAATTGATGCTTGGAAGCTTTCATTTGAGCTTGTCAAAGAAATTTATAAAGTGACTAACTATGAAAAATTTGTAAAAGATTTTGCTTTTAAAGATAAATTCAAAGAGCAGCTATATCTATACCTTCAAACATTGCAGAAGGATTTGAGAGAGACTCTGTAA
- a CDS encoding nucleotide sugar dehydrogenase, whose protein sequence is MPFDINKLKIAVIGLGYVGLPLAVEFAKKFNVVGFDISTKRVKELNSGKDVTNEVTSEQLNEVLLTDSSDVKVCGLKVTDNINMITDCNFYIVTVPTPIDRHKNPDLRPLIGASETVGKVLKAGDVVVYESTVYPGCTEEDCVPVLEKCSGLKYNKDFFVGYSPERINPGDKEHTFSKIKKVVSGSTKEVAEFVNNVYSQVVIAGTFVASSIKVAEAAKVIENTQRDINIAFVNELSMIFDKMNIDTLEVLQAAGTKWNFLPFRPGLVGGHCIGVDPYYLAHKAEELGYHPEMILAGRKINDYMGLYVANQVVKLMIKKGHTIKGAKILVLGITFKENCPDIRNTKVVDIVSELNDFGCNISVYDPLADPDEVRHEYGVELLATDKLLPNTDNYDAIILAVAHKEFKEIEKKLAKKSSNVVIYDIKGFFDKDIVDGRL, encoded by the coding sequence ATGCCATTTGATATCAATAAGTTAAAAATTGCTGTTATTGGTCTTGGGTATGTTGGTCTGCCTTTGGCAGTCGAGTTTGCCAAGAAATTTAATGTGGTAGGTTTTGATATAAGTACTAAAAGAGTCAAAGAGCTAAATAGCGGTAAAGATGTTACAAATGAGGTTACGAGCGAGCAACTTAATGAGGTATTGTTAACTGATAGCTCTGATGTCAAAGTTTGTGGTCTTAAAGTTACTGATAATATAAATATGATAACAGATTGTAACTTTTATATTGTAACAGTTCCTACCCCGATAGACAGACATAAAAATCCTGATTTAAGACCGCTTATTGGGGCAAGTGAAACAGTTGGTAAGGTACTTAAGGCTGGTGATGTCGTAGTATACGAATCCACCGTTTATCCTGGCTGTACTGAGGAAGACTGCGTGCCGGTTTTGGAAAAGTGTAGTGGCCTTAAATATAACAAGGACTTTTTTGTAGGTTATTCCCCTGAAAGGATAAATCCCGGGGATAAAGAGCACACCTTTTCAAAAATAAAGAAGGTCGTGTCAGGCAGTACAAAAGAGGTAGCTGAATTTGTAAATAATGTTTATTCTCAGGTAGTAATTGCAGGTACATTTGTAGCATCTTCAATTAAGGTAGCTGAGGCAGCCAAGGTGATAGAAAACACTCAGAGGGATATAAATATTGCATTTGTCAATGAGCTTTCAATGATTTTCGATAAGATGAATATCGATACGCTGGAAGTTTTACAGGCTGCCGGTACAAAATGGAACTTTTTACCCTTTAGACCCGGACTTGTGGGTGGTCACTGTATTGGAGTTGACCCGTATTACCTTGCACATAAAGCTGAAGAGCTTGGCTATCATCCGGAGATGATACTTGCCGGCCGTAAGATAAATGACTATATGGGGCTTTATGTCGCAAATCAGGTAGTAAAATTGATGATTAAAAAAGGGCATACTATAAAAGGTGCAAAAATTTTGGTGCTCGGAATTACATTTAAGGAAAACTGTCCTGATATTAGAAATACTAAGGTAGTGGATATCGTAAGTGAGCTAAATGATTTTGGTTGCAATATAAGTGTTTATGACCCATTAGCAGACCCTGATGAAGTGAGACACGAATATGGGGTTGAGCTTCTTGCCACAGACAAATTGCTACCAAATACTGACAATTATGATGCAATAATACTTGCAGTGGCACACAAAGAATTCAAAGAGATTGAGAAAAAACTGGCAAAAAAATCTTCTAATGTTGTGATTTATGATATAAAAGGGTTTTTTGATAAAGATATTGTGGATGGAAGGTTGTAA
- a CDS encoding ComEA family DNA-binding protein yields the protein MKKVILAIVFVMLISSFALAKINVNTASKEELIQLKGLGDKKAEMIIEARKVKPFTSIEELKNVKGIGDKFLENNKDNICVGVDCN from the coding sequence ATGAAAAAAGTTATATTAGCAATAGTTTTTGTAATGCTTATTTCAAGTTTTGCTCTTGCAAAGATAAATGTAAATACCGCTTCAAAAGAAGAGCTAATTCAGCTTAAGGGGCTTGGGGACAAAAAGGCTGAGATGATCATTGAAGCCAGAAAGGTAAAACCTTTTACATCTATTGAGGAATTAAAAAACGTAAAAGGGATCGGGGATAAATTTTTAGAAAATAATAAAGATAATATTTGCGTCGGAGTTGACTGCAACTAA
- the galE gene encoding UDP-glucose 4-epimerase GalE: MHNFANNILVTGGAGYIGSHVVKQLLENTDSVVTIIDNLSTGRMTTIETLKTIGGNRLAFLHTDLKNFSEVEGIIKSNSIDAVIHFAASIVVPESVANPLKYYMNNTVNTTNLINSCVKCGVNRFIFSSTAAVYGEPAKVPVLEDTARLPINPYGMSKLMSENVLIDSGKAYKDFKYVILRYFNVAGADGKTRIGQSFPEATHLIKVAAETAVGKRNKMYIFGDDYPTADGTCIRDYIHVDDLADAHLKALIYLENNESEVFNCGYGHGYSVKEVIEVMKKVSGVNFNVEISGRRAGDPATLVAGNEKIKSMMKWQPKYNDLEYICKTALEWEKKLS, translated from the coding sequence ATGCATAATTTTGCGAACAATATCTTGGTTACTGGCGGGGCAGGGTACATTGGCAGTCATGTGGTAAAACAGCTTCTGGAAAATACAGATAGCGTTGTAACAATCATTGATAACCTCTCCACGGGGCGTATGACCACCATCGAGACTCTTAAAACCATTGGCGGCAACAGGTTGGCATTTCTTCATACCGACCTGAAGAATTTTTCAGAAGTGGAAGGTATAATTAAGTCAAACTCTATTGATGCGGTAATCCATTTTGCGGCAAGCATTGTCGTCCCTGAGAGTGTGGCAAACCCCTTAAAATATTATATGAACAATACCGTAAATACTACAAATCTGATAAATAGTTGTGTAAAATGCGGCGTAAACAGGTTTATATTTTCTTCTACTGCTGCAGTTTACGGTGAGCCGGCAAAAGTCCCTGTACTGGAAGACACCGCAAGATTGCCTATTAATCCCTATGGGATGAGCAAGCTAATGAGTGAAAATGTCCTCATAGACAGCGGCAAAGCATATAAAGATTTTAAATACGTAATCTTGAGATATTTTAATGTGGCAGGGGCTGATGGTAAAACAAGGATAGGTCAGTCATTCCCTGAGGCAACCCACCTGATAAAGGTTGCCGCAGAGACTGCAGTAGGCAAGCGAAACAAAATGTATATTTTTGGGGATGATTATCCTACCGCTGATGGCACATGTATCAGAGACTATATCCATGTAGATGACCTTGCCGATGCCCATTTAAAAGCGCTTATTTACCTTGAAAATAATGAAAGTGAAGTTTTTAACTGTGGTTATGGCCACGGTTATTCTGTAAAAGAAGTTATCGAAGTAATGAAAAAGGTTTCTGGTGTAAATTTTAATGTTGAGATTTCAGGCAGAAGGGCAGGCGACCCTGCAACACTCGTGGCAGGAAATGAAAAAATAAAAAGCATGATGAAATGGCAACCAAAGTATAACGACCTTGAATATATTTGCAAAACTGCCCTTGAATGGGAAAAGAAATTATCTTAA
- a CDS encoding PepSY domain-containing protein encodes MKKLILISGAIMISAALAFAHGGYGRGYAGGQSYGMMGGQGYGYGPGGCPGQFQNGNAKQLTEEEAVKSVQEIISKNFKGYEIVKTEKFNMPMGTMYEVEVKDAAGNEFDFHVNPWGNVMGPFVDNKGDVK; translated from the coding sequence ATGAAAAAACTAATTTTAATTTCAGGAGCAATTATGATTTCGGCAGCATTGGCTTTTGCACATGGTGGATATGGAAGAGGTTATGCAGGTGGTCAGAGTTACGGTATGATGGGTGGCCAAGGTTATGGTTATGGCCCCGGAGGATGCCCTGGACAATTCCAAAACGGTAATGCCAAACAGCTGACTGAAGAGGAAGCTGTGAAGAGTGTCCAAGAGATAATTAGTAAAAACTTTAAAGGTTACGAAATAGTCAAAACCGAAAAGTTTAATATGCCTATGGGGACAATGTATGAAGTAGAAGTCAAAGATGCCGCAGGTAACGAGTTTGACTTTCACGTAAACCCATGGGGCAATGTTATGGGACCATTTGTAGATAACAAAGGAGATGTAAAGTAA
- a CDS encoding four helix bundle protein, with amino-acid sequence MAEGFERDSVREFIRFLYIAKGSSGEL; translated from the coding sequence ATTGCAGAAGGATTTGAGAGAGACTCTGTAAGAGAATTTATAAGGTTTTTGTATATAGCTAAAGGTTCAAGTGGAGAATTATGA
- a CDS encoding ATP-binding protein: MQKLKKLPIGIQTFSEIIEGNYIYIDKTEEAYKLIQEYKYIFLSRPRRFGKSLFLDTLKELFEGNKKLFEGLYIYDKWNFQEKYPVIKISWAGDLTTLEKVKDRAMDIFKTNQRLLGIECENNNNPSSCFNELIQKAYEKYNQKVVILIDEYDKPILDVIENIEQAKINREFINGLYSIIKDNDAYIRFAFLTGVSKFSKASIFSGLNMLTDISLNPKYGNICGYTQNDIETTFRPYFENADMEKVKKWYNGYNFLKDNVYNPFDILQFISNEFVFDNYWFESGTPSFLIKLIKEKDYFLPNLTNLIVDKKILSSFDIENIDLEVILFQSGYLTIEKVIEDELLSSIEYKLSIPNLEVQVSLNDYIINYLFKGDNRVKKSLIKSLYYENLEDLKSALTTLFASIPYNNFTKNDLNLYEGFYASVIYTYLASLGVKVIGEDVTNKGRIDLTLFVGDKIYILEFKVDSKKGEALSQIKKRKYAEKYLNDNKQIYLIGIEFSSEEKNIINFEWEKL; encoded by the coding sequence ATGCAAAAATTAAAAAAGCTTCCTATCGGAATACAAACATTCAGTGAAATAATTGAAGGTAACTATATTTATATTGATAAGACTGAAGAAGCTTATAAACTAATTCAAGAATACAAATACATATTCCTTTCCCGTCCCCGCAGATTTGGTAAATCCCTATTTCTTGATACACTAAAAGAACTATTTGAAGGTAATAAAAAGCTTTTTGAAGGGCTTTATATCTATGATAAGTGGAACTTTCAAGAAAAATACCCGGTGATAAAAATTAGCTGGGCAGGTGATTTGACAACTCTTGAAAAAGTTAAAGATAGGGCAATGGACATTTTTAAAACTAATCAAAGACTGCTTGGAATAGAATGTGAAAATAATAATAATCCTTCCTCATGTTTTAATGAATTAATACAAAAAGCTTATGAAAAATATAATCAAAAAGTCGTCATATTAATAGATGAATATGATAAACCTATACTTGATGTAATTGAAAATATAGAGCAGGCAAAGATAAACAGAGAATTTATCAATGGGCTTTATTCAATAATAAAAGATAATGATGCTTATATAAGATTTGCATTTCTTACCGGTGTGAGCAAATTTTCCAAGGCATCTATCTTTAGTGGTCTTAATATGCTAACTGATATTTCACTTAATCCAAAATATGGCAATATCTGCGGTTATACACAAAATGACATCGAGACAACTTTTAGACCTTACTTTGAAAACGCAGATATGGAAAAGGTAAAAAAATGGTATAACGGTTATAACTTTCTAAAAGATAATGTTTATAATCCTTTTGATATCTTACAATTTATCAGTAATGAATTTGTATTTGACAATTATTGGTTTGAAAGTGGCACGCCATCTTTTTTGATTAAACTCATAAAAGAGAAAGATTATTTTTTGCCAAATTTAACTAATCTGATTGTAGATAAAAAAATACTTTCAAGTTTTGATATAGAAAACATTGACTTAGAAGTAATACTTTTTCAGTCAGGTTATTTAACAATTGAAAAAGTCATAGAAGATGAACTTCTTTCTTCCATAGAATACAAGTTAAGCATACCAAATCTTGAAGTCCAGGTATCTTTAAATGATTATATTATAAATTACCTGTTTAAAGGTGATAACAGGGTAAAAAAATCTCTTATAAAATCACTATATTACGAAAATTTAGAAGATTTAAAATCTGCATTGACTACACTATTTGCTTCAATCCCTTATAACAATTTTACAAAAAATGACCTTAATTTATACGAAGGTTTTTATGCAAGTGTAATTTATACTTACCTTGCTTCTCTTGGTGTTAAGGTAATCGGTGAGGATGTTACAAACAAGGGCAGGATAGATTTAACACTTTTTGTGGGGGATAAAATATATATTTTGGAGTTTAAGGTTGATAGTAAAAAAGGGGAAGCTTTAAGTCAAATCAAAAAAAGAAAATATGCTGAGAAATATTTAAATGATAATAAACAAATCTACCTTATAGGTATTGAATTCAGCTCTGAGGAAAAGAATATTATCAACTTTGAGTGGGAAAAGTTGTAG
- a CDS encoding glycosyltransferase family 4 protein — protein MLISVFIFSFLISFLLIAGVVFSFDKLGRFIADDFSGPQKYHTAPTPRVGGIGIYVGFLLVLLYLYFYKKNVAYLNLIISTVPVFFIGLIEDIAKRVSPNVRLISAALSAYLAYYFMGICLNRIDIPLADYLFSLKIFAVAFTIFAIAGLSNAVNIIDGYNGLSAIVSVMILSALGYVAYQVGDGFIFTVAVVVIGAILGFFVWNFPFGKIFLGDGGAYFIGFIIGVLSVLLVQRHKEVSAWFPLVVSIYPIFETIFSFYRKKYIKKMSPFKPDSFHLHMLIYKRVVPQLFNIVRNEKLMRNSATSPFLWLICSLGVIPGAIFWKNTPALIIFTLVFCVFYVWLYRSIVRFKLMKMLKRGNV, from the coding sequence ATGCTTATAAGTGTATTCATATTTAGCTTTTTGATTTCTTTTTTGTTGATTGCTGGGGTTGTGTTTAGTTTTGACAAACTTGGTCGATTTATCGCTGATGACTTCAGCGGGCCGCAAAAGTACCACACCGCGCCTACGCCGAGGGTCGGAGGGATTGGTATATATGTTGGGTTTTTATTAGTGTTGCTATATTTATATTTTTACAAGAAAAATGTAGCTTATTTAAATTTAATTATTTCTACTGTTCCAGTTTTTTTTATAGGATTAATTGAGGATATTGCGAAAAGAGTCTCACCAAATGTTCGACTAATTAGCGCGGCACTTTCAGCGTATCTTGCATATTATTTTATGGGGATTTGCCTAAACCGAATTGATATTCCACTTGCAGATTATCTTTTTAGTTTAAAAATATTTGCGGTGGCTTTTACAATTTTTGCAATAGCTGGTCTATCTAATGCAGTTAACATAATCGACGGCTACAATGGCTTGTCTGCTATTGTAAGCGTTATGATTTTGTCAGCACTTGGATATGTTGCTTATCAAGTGGGCGATGGATTTATATTTACGGTTGCGGTAGTAGTGATAGGCGCTATTCTTGGCTTTTTTGTTTGGAATTTCCCTTTTGGGAAGATTTTTTTGGGAGATGGGGGGGCTTATTTTATAGGTTTTATTATTGGGGTATTGTCTGTTTTATTGGTACAGCGACACAAAGAAGTCTCTGCATGGTTTCCATTGGTTGTTTCAATTTACCCAATTTTTGAGACAATATTTTCATTTTACAGGAAAAAATATATAAAAAAGATGTCGCCTTTTAAACCAGACTCGTTTCACCTACATATGTTAATTTATAAACGAGTTGTTCCCCAACTATTCAATATAGTGCGAAATGAAAAGCTTATGCGAAATTCTGCCACATCTCCATTTTTGTGGTTAATTTGCTCATTGGGAGTAATTCCTGGGGCTATTTTTTGGAAAAACACCCCAGCTTTGATAATATTTACTCTGGTTTTCTGTGTATTTTATGTCTGGCTTTACAGAAGTATTGTAAGGTTTAAGTTGATGAAAATGTTGAAACGTGGGAACGTGTAA
- a CDS encoding ATP-binding protein — MKFYDRANEITALLGSEKLSYRQSCMTFVIGRRRVGKTRLIKEAYKNKKLLYFFVSKKSEKLLCEEYTRVISEILGKKVIGRLGSFKELFEYIMVLGEDEHINVAIDEFQEFYNINPSIFSDIQNIWDEYKDKSKVNIVFSGSIYSLMFKIFENAKEPLYGRADKKIILNGFDVKTLKDIYKDFSRRLDPFDFISFYALTGGVPKYVELICNETDLTFNSMLNYIFSEGSFFLNEGKDVLVDEFGKDYHIYFSILSLISDSKTSRSEIESILEKSIGGHLERLEKEYRLVKRKQPVFSKPNTKNIKYSINDNFLDFWFAFIYKNLSALEIKNYEYVKEYVKKVIPSFLGKMLEKYFREQIALSGEYSYVGSYWDRKSENEIDIIAMNEIKKKALIAEVKLNKEKININLLKKKAEKLLDNLKGYEIEYRTFCLNDVLIP, encoded by the coding sequence ATGAAATTTTATGATAGAGCTAATGAAATAACTGCTTTATTGGGAAGTGAAAAACTCTCTTACAGGCAATCTTGTATGACATTTGTCATCGGTAGAAGGAGGGTAGGTAAGACAAGGCTGATAAAAGAGGCTTATAAAAATAAAAAATTGCTTTACTTTTTCGTTTCAAAGAAAAGCGAAAAGTTGCTTTGCGAAGAATACACAAGGGTAATTAGTGAGATATTAGGAAAAAAAGTCATAGGAAGACTCGGCAGTTTTAAAGAGTTATTTGAATATATAATGGTTTTGGGGGAGGATGAGCATATAAATGTGGCGATAGATGAATTTCAAGAGTTTTACAATATTAATCCATCAATTTTTTCTGATATCCAAAATATTTGGGATGAGTATAAGGACAAAAGTAAGGTAAATATTGTTTTTTCAGGTTCTATATATTCCTTAATGTTCAAAATATTTGAAAATGCAAAAGAGCCACTTTATGGAAGAGCAGATAAGAAAATTATTTTGAATGGCTTTGATGTTAAGACTCTTAAAGATATTTACAAAGATTTTTCAAGGCGTTTAGACCCTTTTGATTTTATCTCTTTTTATGCCTTAACGGGTGGGGTTCCAAAATATGTAGAGCTCATATGTAATGAAACTGATCTTACTTTTAACAGTATGCTTAATTACATTTTTTCTGAAGGCTCATTTTTCTTAAATGAAGGTAAAGATGTATTGGTTGATGAGTTTGGTAAAGATTATCACATTTATTTTTCTATATTAAGTTTAATTTCAGATTCAAAGACATCTAGAAGTGAAATTGAAAGCATATTAGAAAAGAGTATCGGAGGACATTTAGAAAGGCTTGAAAAAGAATATCGTTTAGTTAAAAGAAAGCAGCCTGTTTTTTCAAAACCTAACACTAAAAACATAAAATACTCTATCAATGATAATTTTCTTGATTTTTGGTTTGCTTTCATTTACAAGAACTTGTCCGCTTTAGAGATTAAAAATTATGAATATGTTAAAGAATATGTAAAAAAAGTTATCCCTTCTTTCTTAGGAAAGATGCTTGAAAAATATTTTAGAGAGCAAATAGCATTATCGGGTGAATATTCTTATGTAGGTTCTTATTGGGATAGAAAGTCTGAAAATGAAATTGATATTATTGCAATGAATGAAATAAAGAAAAAGGCACTAATAGCGGAAGTAAAACTTAACAAAGAAAAGATAAATATTAATTTGCTCAAGAAAAAAGCAGAAAAGCTATTAGATAACTTGAAAGGTTATGAAATAGAGTATAGAACTTTTTGCTTGAATGATGTATTAATTCCGTGA